In a single window of the Thermotoga sp. KOL6 genome:
- the pdxS gene encoding pyridoxal 5'-phosphate synthase lyase subunit PdxS, with product MEVKKGTWIIKKGFAEMFKGGVIMDVTTAEQAKIAEEAGAVAVMALERVPADIRKEGGVARMASIAKIREIMEAVSIPVMAKVRIGHIAEAKILEELGVDFIDESEVLTPADDRFHINKHEFKVPFVCGARDLGEALRRIAEGAAMIRTKGEAGTGNVVEAVKHMRKVMEQIKQVTKMEDEELVAYGKEIGAPVELLREVKKLGRLPVVNFAAGGVATPADAALMMMLGADGVFVGSGIFKSKDPRKMAKAMVLAVTYWDNPKILLKISEDIGEPMRGLDVEELEVRMQERGW from the coding sequence ATGGAAGTGAAAAAAGGTACTTGGATAATAAAAAAGGGTTTTGCAGAAATGTTCAAGGGTGGAGTCATCATGGATGTTACAACTGCAGAACAAGCTAAAATAGCAGAAGAAGCTGGTGCCGTTGCTGTCATGGCACTTGAAAGGGTCCCGGCGGACATAAGAAAAGAAGGTGGAGTAGCAAGAATGGCGAGCATTGCCAAAATAAGAGAGATCATGGAAGCCGTCTCCATACCTGTAATGGCAAAAGTACGAATAGGACATATCGCGGAGGCGAAAATCTTGGAAGAACTGGGAGTGGATTTCATAGATGAATCCGAAGTTCTCACACCCGCAGATGACAGATTTCACATAAACAAACATGAATTCAAAGTTCCATTCGTTTGTGGTGCAAGAGATTTGGGTGAAGCACTGAGAAGAATTGCAGAAGGGGCTGCCATGATAAGAACCAAGGGTGAAGCGGGTACGGGGAACGTTGTAGAAGCGGTGAAACATATGAGAAAAGTGATGGAACAAATAAAACAGGTAACGAAAATGGAAGATGAAGAACTGGTCGCTTATGGGAAAGAAATAGGTGCACCTGTGGAACTCCTGAGAGAAGTGAAGAAACTCGGGAGACTTCCTGTTGTGAATTTCGCAGCTGGAGGAGTGGCAACTCCTGCTGATGCGGCTCTCATGATGATGCTTGGAGCGGATGGAGTATTCGTTGGCTCAGGTATTTTCAAATCCAAAGATCCTAGAAAGATGGCAAAAGCGATGGTACTTGCGGTAACTTACTGGGACAATCCCAAAATTTTACTCAAAATCTCTGAAGATATAGGTGAACCCATGAGGGGTCTTGATGTTGAAGAGCTCGAAGTAAGAATGCAAGAGAGAGGGTGGTAA
- a CDS encoding cysteine hydrolase family protein: MKALLVIDIQRDFVDKEGSLYFDGAEKVIEPVLKLVEEFKEHKLPIITTQDWHSLDDPEFNIWPKHCIENTNGARLTERLEKALEGYDLHFPVKKNRYSAFYNTNLEEIIKKNNIDEVFVCGVVTHICVLFTVEELRNREIPVKIVTEGVASYDEELHKFALREMKEILGAELI; the protein is encoded by the coding sequence ATGAAAGCCCTTCTCGTGATAGACATCCAGAGGGATTTCGTTGATAAAGAGGGTTCACTCTATTTCGATGGTGCCGAGAAAGTGATAGAGCCCGTCCTGAAATTGGTAGAAGAGTTCAAAGAACACAAACTTCCCATCATCACAACTCAAGACTGGCACTCTTTAGATGATCCCGAGTTCAACATTTGGCCTAAACACTGCATCGAGAACACAAACGGTGCAAGGCTCACAGAAAGGTTGGAAAAAGCACTCGAAGGGTACGATTTACATTTCCCAGTGAAAAAAAACAGATACAGTGCGTTTTACAACACAAACCTGGAAGAAATTATCAAAAAGAACAACATTGATGAAGTTTTTGTCTGTGGGGTTGTGACACACATCTGCGTTCTTTTTACTGTTGAAGAGTTGAGAAACAGGGAAATACCTGTTAAAATAGTCACTGAAGGAGTGGCTTCTTACGATGAAGAACTCCATAAATTCGCTTTGAGAGAAATGAAAGAAATTTTAGGTGCCGAACTCATCTGA
- a CDS encoding nicotinate phosphoribosyltransferase, whose product MKRLSPEVFKVPIDRIRNGYYSDIYFINYVKVLKRDNRHPRVYYQFFPRKDAVICGIDEALAILKFCTGYYKDEERARELFEEILRLDKEMQAASVEMDVKKIVDLTRKKWDLRLELNDLWVDKWEEIEVHALYDGEEAKEGEPILTIEGNPTYFGYLETVLLGVIARATSTATAVKKVVKAARGKPVLFFSARFDHYWVQATDGYAALKAGAFGVSTDANADYWGVKSMGTMPHALIAAYDGKTEDAAIAFDKHMEENVNRIILVDWDNDVIGTTFRVIKAFYEYVMKKPFKLGVTDPSPIIGSGKNKIWGVRFDTSGNLRDRSVVPKDESSFGVCPELVWRARQEFDKVGLKDLKIVVSGGFDEKKIDLFERLGVPADAYGVGSRLLREKIDITADVVEVNGRPCAKVGRQKIENPRLKRVGKRYWED is encoded by the coding sequence GTGAAAAGACTCAGTCCTGAGGTCTTCAAAGTACCGATTGATCGAATAAGAAACGGCTACTATTCCGATATATACTTCATCAACTATGTTAAAGTTTTGAAAAGAGATAATCGTCATCCACGTGTCTACTACCAATTCTTCCCAAGGAAAGATGCCGTTATTTGCGGTATAGATGAGGCTCTCGCTATATTAAAATTCTGCACCGGATATTACAAAGATGAAGAAAGAGCAAGAGAACTCTTCGAGGAGATTCTGAGGCTCGACAAAGAAATGCAAGCAGCTTCCGTTGAAATGGATGTTAAAAAAATTGTGGATCTCACTAGAAAAAAATGGGATCTCAGACTCGAGTTAAATGACTTGTGGGTGGACAAGTGGGAAGAAATAGAAGTTCATGCTCTCTATGATGGTGAGGAAGCAAAAGAAGGAGAACCTATCCTGACCATAGAAGGGAACCCTACCTATTTCGGATATCTGGAGACAGTCCTCCTTGGTGTTATCGCAAGGGCTACGAGCACCGCTACCGCTGTGAAGAAGGTTGTCAAAGCAGCAAGAGGAAAACCTGTGCTCTTTTTCAGTGCCCGCTTCGACCATTATTGGGTCCAAGCAACGGACGGTTACGCTGCTCTCAAAGCAGGCGCGTTCGGAGTTTCCACTGACGCAAATGCAGACTATTGGGGTGTAAAATCGATGGGAACCATGCCTCACGCCCTGATAGCAGCTTACGATGGAAAAACGGAAGATGCGGCTATTGCCTTCGATAAACATATGGAAGAGAATGTAAACAGAATCATTCTTGTAGACTGGGATAACGACGTGATAGGAACCACGTTCAGGGTGATAAAAGCTTTTTACGAGTATGTCATGAAGAAACCCTTTAAATTGGGTGTCACCGATCCTTCACCGATAATAGGTTCAGGAAAAAACAAAATCTGGGGAGTTAGATTTGATACGTCTGGAAATCTGAGAGACAGATCCGTCGTTCCGAAAGATGAATCTTCTTTTGGTGTCTGTCCCGAGCTTGTTTGGAGAGCGAGGCAAGAATTTGACAAGGTAGGACTAAAGGATTTGAAAATAGTCGTCTCTGGTGGATTCGATGAGAAAAAGATAGATCTCTTTGAGAGACTTGGTGTTCCCGCAGACGCTTATGGTGTGGGGTCACGCCTTCTGAGAGAGAAAATAGACATCACCGCAGATGTGGTTGAAGTGAACGGAAGACCTTGTGCGAAAGTGGGAAGACAGAAGATAGAAAATCCTCGCCTGAAGAGAGTAGGAAAGAGATATTGGGAAGATTGA
- a CDS encoding lysylphosphatidylglycerol synthase transmembrane domain-containing protein, whose amino-acid sequence MNVVLALIFGFIAVFFIFRGIDPREFFEYFRLKSLFHVALLCGIFLFSILIDSVRMKWLYFFVWRRKLSLYHSFFNNYMSFVFSMLTPFYFGGQVFQTYHLSRIGFESENSVNVILSRFVEYLISVAILSILGLWKYKNMLLTGGLIAPKLILLAYLVSVSFIGIVITALVHPPIIAHLFNNFKKVRWVDKVVKKITKKEDWDTRFLNWTHDLKESVHVLWKSGFMLLDFPLTILSLLVQSFAFYMAVRLNSGNLSFFDTTGLLYFLSLVVFYIPTPGASGGVEAVYQIVFSKILHSSEKTLASVITWRLATYYLPILLGLIFLAAYRYPKEVGK is encoded by the coding sequence GTGAACGTTGTTCTTGCGTTGATTTTTGGATTCATAGCCGTTTTTTTCATCTTCAGAGGGATCGATCCAAGAGAATTTTTTGAATACTTCCGCTTGAAATCTTTATTCCACGTTGCTTTGTTGTGTGGAATATTTCTTTTTTCTATTTTGATAGATTCTGTAAGAATGAAGTGGCTGTATTTCTTCGTTTGGAGGAGAAAGCTTTCTCTCTACCATTCTTTTTTCAACAACTACATGAGTTTCGTTTTCAGCATGCTCACCCCTTTCTATTTCGGTGGCCAAGTGTTCCAAACATACCATCTTTCGAGAATCGGTTTTGAATCCGAAAACAGCGTTAACGTGATCTTATCAAGGTTTGTAGAATACCTGATATCTGTTGCGATTCTTTCCATTCTCGGACTTTGGAAATACAAGAACATGCTTCTCACCGGTGGCTTGATTGCTCCTAAGTTGATCCTTTTAGCATATCTTGTGAGTGTATCCTTCATAGGAATTGTGATAACAGCACTAGTTCATCCGCCGATCATTGCCCATCTGTTCAACAACTTTAAAAAGGTGAGATGGGTAGATAAAGTCGTAAAGAAAATCACCAAAAAGGAAGATTGGGATACTCGGTTTTTGAACTGGACACACGATTTGAAGGAGAGTGTTCATGTTCTTTGGAAAAGTGGTTTCATGCTCTTAGATTTCCCCCTTACAATATTGTCCCTTCTCGTCCAAAGTTTCGCATTTTACATGGCCGTTCGCTTGAATTCTGGAAACTTGAGTTTCTTTGACACAACAGGTCTTCTCTACTTTTTAAGTTTGGTTGTTTTCTACATTCCAACACCTGGTGCCAGTGGAGGAGTGGAAGCCGTCTATCAGATTGTGTTCAGCAAAATCCTTCACTCATCTGAGAAAACCCTCGCATCTGTCATCACCTGGAGATTGGCCACGTATTATTTACCTATTCTACTAGGCTTGATTTTCCTGGCCGCCTACAGATATCCGAAGGAAGTGGGGAAATGA
- the pdxT gene encoding pyridoxal 5'-phosphate synthase glutaminase subunit PdxT: MKIGVLGIQGDVREHVEALHKLGVETLIIKLSEQLEIVDGIILPGGESTTMIRILKEMGMDGKLREKIKDGMPVFATCAGVILLAKHINNYQQEKLDVMNITVERNAYGRQVESFETFLEIPAIGKDPFRAIFIRAPKIVEVGEDVEILARHEEDPVLVREGKMLASTFHPELTDDLRLHRYFLEMVK; encoded by the coding sequence ATGAAAATAGGTGTCCTGGGTATCCAAGGAGATGTTAGAGAACACGTAGAAGCGCTTCATAAACTCGGCGTTGAAACGCTGATCATAAAACTTTCGGAACAGCTGGAAATAGTAGACGGAATCATCCTTCCTGGTGGGGAATCCACTACCATGATTCGCATTTTAAAAGAAATGGGTATGGACGGGAAATTGAGAGAAAAAATAAAAGATGGAATGCCTGTTTTTGCAACGTGTGCGGGTGTCATCCTGCTTGCAAAGCACATAAACAACTATCAACAAGAAAAGTTAGACGTCATGAATATAACTGTTGAAAGAAACGCCTACGGGAGACAAGTAGAAAGTTTCGAAACTTTCCTTGAAATACCAGCCATAGGGAAAGATCCATTCAGAGCTATCTTCATAAGGGCTCCGAAGATAGTCGAAGTAGGAGAAGACGTGGAGATTCTCGCGCGACACGAAGAGGATCCTGTCCTTGTAAGAGAAGGTAAAATGCTCGCAAGTACGTTCCATCCTGAACTCACAGATGATCTTAGGCTTCACAGATACTTTCTTGAGATGGTGAAATGA
- a CDS encoding S-layer homology domain-containing protein, protein MRRVLFAVVVLSIMFSSLFAFFPDVPKDHWAYEYVWKLWQRGIFIGYPDGEFKGDRYITRYEAATAVSRLLDFIEQKMLAGVSGNLTQVVGNLSDKYMALEEKVDSYATMIDTLAAQIGNVQVNFMKADKDILAKIDALRDELKGEFGKGIETNREVINNVALRLGNLSRDYDRYKENVESRIAEVNDKLSSLEKELGNKIADLEGLVNLHEKDIINLYNKVSSVKEELSQKIAATEEKLSKKDEEISAMVELHEKDIINLYNKVSELNEDLNKKILDTKAELSAKIESQEKTINMVYTKLLDVQSSLSDEIDSLKAQNEKLQKTVDLHENDIINLYGKTSKLEEDLNMTNDKIDQIKAELESKIESVKAYNRNLSILTGAFFGILGLILIAISGK, encoded by the coding sequence ATGAGAAGAGTGTTATTTGCAGTTGTTGTTTTGTCAATCATGTTCTCATCATTGTTTGCGTTCTTCCCTGATGTTCCAAAGGATCATTGGGCTTACGAGTACGTCTGGAAACTCTGGCAAAGGGGTATTTTCATAGGTTATCCCGATGGTGAGTTCAAAGGGGACAGGTACATTACCAGATACGAAGCTGCCACAGCTGTGAGTAGACTTCTTGACTTCATCGAGCAAAAAATGTTAGCAGGTGTCTCTGGAAATCTGACCCAGGTCGTTGGAAACCTGTCGGACAAGTACATGGCACTGGAAGAAAAAGTTGACTCTTATGCAACGATGATAGACACCCTTGCTGCTCAAATAGGCAATGTACAAGTTAATTTCATGAAAGCAGACAAAGACATATTAGCAAAAATCGATGCCCTCAGAGACGAGCTCAAAGGAGAATTCGGAAAGGGAATCGAAACGAACAGAGAAGTTATCAACAATGTGGCTCTCAGACTTGGAAATCTGTCCAGGGATTATGATCGCTACAAAGAAAACGTGGAATCCAGGATCGCAGAAGTCAACGACAAACTTTCATCACTCGAAAAAGAGCTCGGGAACAAGATAGCAGATCTCGAAGGGTTGGTCAATCTTCACGAGAAAGATATCATAAACCTCTACAATAAGGTCTCATCCGTGAAAGAGGAACTCAGCCAAAAGATTGCTGCAACCGAGGAAAAACTTTCCAAAAAAGACGAGGAAATTTCGGCGATGGTGGAGCTTCACGAGAAGGACATCATAAACCTCTACAACAAAGTCTCCGAACTGAACGAAGATTTGAATAAGAAAATACTTGACACGAAGGCCGAACTTTCTGCTAAAATAGAGTCACAGGAGAAGACAATAAACATGGTGTACACGAAACTCCTCGATGTTCAAAGCTCGTTGAGCGACGAAATCGATTCTCTTAAAGCGCAGAACGAGAAACTTCAGAAAACAGTAGATCTTCACGAAAATGACATCATAAATCTCTACGGAAAAACCTCGAAATTGGAAGAAGATCTCAACATGACAAACGATAAGATAGACCAAATAAAGGCTGAACTTGAGAGTAAGATTGAGAGTGTGAAAGCTTACAACAGAAATCTCAGCATCCTGACAGGTGCGTTCTTCGGAATCCTTGGCCTCATTTTGATCGCAATCAGTGGAAAATAA
- the secG gene encoding preprotein translocase subunit SecG yields MKTLLLIIHTVISVALIYMVQVQMSKFSELGGAFGSGGLHTVFGRRRGLDTGGKITLALSILFFISCIVTAFVLTR; encoded by the coding sequence ATGAAAACACTTCTCTTGATCATTCACACCGTTATCAGTGTGGCTCTTATTTACATGGTCCAGGTACAGATGTCGAAGTTTTCTGAACTCGGTGGAGCTTTTGGAAGTGGAGGACTTCATACAGTCTTTGGAAGAAGAAGAGGACTTGATACAGGTGGAAAGATCACTCTCGCACTTTCTATATTGTTCTTCATCTCCTGTATAGTAACAGCCTTCGTATTGACGAGGTGA
- a CDS encoding diguanylate cyclase encodes MKVRIEVEDSKLKRRLEKLLREEGFLIKEPADLVVSDNIKDYVEPLIMIAEIVPENVPEVVLDVVDPRLPDSLLKKRFKMIRTYLKFPNGILSYLEEEFEKSKRYNFPLSVVYLSFEDEATAKRVYEILEESLRASDRFDFVRKNELILILPGTPKEGAERVLKRLKRRLLRINWTKQVSLEHSWAQVEDWMDSIEDLLMALETSTRRLGIT; translated from the coding sequence ATGAAAGTGAGGATCGAGGTGGAGGACAGCAAACTCAAGAGAAGGCTAGAAAAACTTCTCAGAGAGGAGGGGTTCCTGATAAAGGAACCCGCTGATTTGGTTGTCAGTGATAACATAAAAGACTACGTGGAACCGCTCATTATGATCGCGGAGATCGTTCCTGAAAATGTACCGGAAGTCGTCCTGGATGTTGTTGATCCGCGTCTTCCAGATTCTCTGCTCAAAAAGAGATTTAAAATGATAAGAACATATTTAAAGTTCCCAAATGGAATACTTAGCTATCTCGAGGAAGAATTTGAAAAATCCAAAAGATATAATTTTCCTCTCTCCGTTGTCTATCTTTCTTTTGAAGACGAAGCCACGGCAAAAAGAGTTTATGAAATATTGGAAGAATCCCTGAGAGCCTCTGACAGATTCGATTTCGTGAGGAAAAACGAATTGATTCTTATTCTTCCAGGAACACCAAAAGAAGGAGCAGAGAGGGTTTTGAAGAGACTGAAAAGAAGGCTTCTCAGAATCAACTGGACAAAGCAAGTTTCCTTGGAACATAGTTGGGCTCAAGTCGAAGACTGGATGGACTCTATAGAGGATCTACTCATGGCCCTTGAAACTTCCACGAGGAGGTTGGGGATAACCTGA
- the uvrA gene encoding excinuclease ABC subunit UvrA, with translation MNEIIVRGARVHNLKNITVRIPKNKLVVITGISGSGKSSLAMDTIYAEGQRRYLESLSTYARQFLGDLKKPDVDEIEGLSPSIAIDQKTVSHNPRSTVGTVTEIYDYLRVLYARIGKAHCPECGRLLEKKSIDEILNDLFHSFEEKSRIYILAPIATEKRGTFKKELEEFVSKGFTRVEIDGEMYRLEEVPELDKNKRHTVKLLIDRLTLEKKNEHRILDSLELALREGKGFVEIKNLDSGGSKVFSENLMCPVCGIGFPEITPKLFSFNSPYGACPSCHGLGFTFEVDPHLVVDEERSILDGAIIPYRWDRRLTRWVAREIEKKGASPYTPFKELPGEIKRFVLYGDNRFEGVIPKVQRWYKETSSSEMKEWLEKNFIVQRTCSACGGKRLNREALSVKVNGLNIHEFTDLSIDEELEFLNNLSLSKRELEIVGDLLNEIKKRLEFLMDVGLGYLTLSRSATTLSGGESQRIRLATQIGSGLTGVIYVLDEPTVGLHPRDTERLIRTLKKLRDLGNTVIVVEHDEEVIKSADYVIDIGPGGGTNGGKVVFQGPVEELLRKPNGSLTGEYLSGKKKIPFRKDRRVPYGFLKLRGVKHNNLKNIDVEIPLGVFVCVTGVSGSGKSSLIMETLYPALMNVLHNTKMPAGEFDSIEGYEKIDKVIAIDQSPIGRTPRSNPATYTKVFDEIRSLFAMTPAAKARGYTKSRFSFNLKGGRCEACQGQGYVKIEMLFLPDVYVECDVCKGKRYNRETLEITYRGKNISDVLDMTVDEALEFFKNIPTVRRTLQVLHDVGLGYIKLGQPATTLSGGEAQRIKLASELRKRDTGKTLYILDEPTVGLHFEDVRRLVDVLHRLVDRGNTVIVIEHNLDVIKNADYIIDLGPEGGKEGGRIVATGTPEEIAKCPNSHTGKFLKNVI, from the coding sequence GTGAATGAAATTATTGTCAGAGGAGCCAGAGTCCACAATTTGAAGAACATAACAGTGAGGATTCCGAAGAACAAATTGGTTGTCATAACAGGAATATCAGGTTCTGGGAAATCCTCATTGGCCATGGATACGATATACGCGGAAGGGCAAAGAAGGTATTTGGAATCCCTCTCTACGTATGCGAGGCAATTCCTTGGAGATCTGAAAAAACCGGATGTGGACGAAATAGAAGGGCTCTCTCCTTCCATTGCCATAGATCAAAAAACCGTGTCACACAATCCGCGTTCCACGGTGGGAACTGTTACAGAGATTTACGATTATCTTCGCGTCCTGTACGCAAGGATCGGAAAAGCACATTGTCCAGAGTGCGGTAGACTTCTTGAAAAGAAGAGCATCGACGAAATTTTGAATGATCTGTTCCATTCCTTTGAAGAAAAGAGTCGTATATACATACTTGCCCCAATCGCTACGGAGAAGAGAGGAACGTTCAAAAAGGAACTGGAAGAATTCGTCTCCAAAGGGTTCACTCGCGTTGAAATAGACGGTGAGATGTACAGACTCGAAGAAGTACCAGAACTTGACAAGAACAAAAGACACACGGTGAAATTGTTGATCGATAGGTTGACCCTTGAAAAAAAGAACGAACACAGAATTTTGGACAGTTTGGAGCTCGCTTTGAGGGAAGGGAAAGGATTTGTGGAGATAAAGAACCTCGATTCTGGGGGAAGTAAGGTCTTCAGTGAGAATCTCATGTGTCCGGTGTGTGGGATAGGTTTTCCAGAGATAACTCCGAAGTTGTTTTCGTTCAATAGTCCTTACGGGGCTTGTCCAAGTTGTCACGGCCTTGGTTTCACGTTCGAAGTGGATCCCCACTTGGTTGTGGATGAAGAAAGAAGTATACTCGATGGTGCGATAATCCCCTACAGATGGGATAGAAGACTCACACGTTGGGTAGCGAGAGAGATCGAGAAAAAAGGAGCTTCACCCTACACTCCATTCAAAGAACTCCCCGGAGAGATAAAAAGATTTGTTCTCTACGGTGACAATCGTTTTGAAGGAGTGATTCCAAAAGTTCAAAGGTGGTACAAGGAAACGAGTTCCTCCGAAATGAAAGAATGGTTGGAGAAGAACTTTATCGTCCAACGTACGTGTTCTGCCTGCGGTGGAAAGAGGTTGAACAGAGAAGCTCTTTCCGTAAAAGTAAACGGATTGAACATACACGAATTCACCGATCTTTCGATCGATGAAGAGTTAGAATTCTTGAACAACTTATCTCTCTCGAAGAGGGAACTTGAGATCGTAGGTGATCTTCTGAATGAGATAAAAAAACGATTAGAGTTTTTGATGGACGTTGGCCTTGGTTACCTTACGCTTTCGAGATCTGCCACCACTCTCTCTGGAGGGGAGTCGCAGAGAATAAGGCTTGCGACACAAATAGGATCAGGGCTTACAGGTGTTATATATGTACTCGACGAACCCACAGTGGGGCTTCATCCTCGAGACACAGAGAGATTGATAAGGACTTTGAAAAAACTCAGAGATCTTGGAAACACTGTGATCGTTGTCGAACACGATGAAGAGGTGATAAAAAGCGCAGATTATGTGATAGACATAGGGCCTGGAGGAGGAACAAACGGTGGGAAGGTCGTTTTTCAAGGGCCCGTGGAGGAACTTTTGAGAAAGCCGAATGGTTCCTTGACGGGAGAGTACCTTTCCGGTAAAAAGAAGATCCCTTTCAGAAAAGACCGTCGTGTCCCCTACGGGTTTTTGAAATTGAGAGGTGTGAAACACAACAATTTGAAAAACATAGATGTCGAAATACCTCTCGGTGTGTTCGTCTGTGTTACCGGGGTTTCGGGCTCTGGAAAGTCTTCTCTGATCATGGAAACGCTCTATCCAGCCCTCATGAACGTACTCCACAACACAAAAATGCCAGCAGGAGAGTTCGATTCCATCGAAGGTTACGAAAAGATTGACAAAGTCATAGCTATCGATCAGTCTCCCATTGGAAGGACACCCAGAAGCAATCCAGCAACTTATACGAAAGTTTTCGATGAAATACGCTCTCTTTTTGCCATGACTCCTGCTGCAAAAGCTCGTGGTTACACGAAGAGTAGGTTCAGTTTCAACTTGAAAGGAGGAAGATGCGAAGCTTGTCAAGGACAGGGTTACGTGAAAATTGAAATGCTTTTCTTACCAGACGTGTACGTTGAATGCGACGTGTGTAAGGGGAAAAGATACAACAGAGAAACCTTGGAAATAACCTACAGAGGCAAGAACATATCCGATGTACTCGATATGACAGTGGATGAAGCCTTAGAATTTTTCAAAAACATACCCACCGTGAGAAGAACCCTTCAGGTTCTTCACGATGTGGGACTCGGATACATAAAACTCGGGCAACCGGCTACCACACTTTCCGGTGGAGAAGCACAGAGAATAAAACTCGCATCTGAGCTAAGGAAAAGAGATACAGGCAAAACCCTTTACATCCTCGATGAACCAACAGTAGGACTACACTTTGAAGATGTGAGAAGACTTGTTGATGTTCTCCACAGACTGGTAGACAGGGGAAACACGGTGATAGTGATAGAACACAATTTAGATGTCATAAAAAATGCAGACTACATAATAGATTTGGGGCCTGAGGGTGGGAAAGAAGGAGGTCGAATTGTCGCAACAGGTACACCTGAAGAAATAGCAAAATGTCCAAACTCTCACACCGGTAAATTTTTGAAAAATGTGATATAA
- the tyrS gene encoding tyrosine--tRNA ligase — MTPEEQVRILKRNVVDFISEEELLERIKKKGKLRVKLGVDPSRPDLHLGHAVVLRKLREFQDLGHTVVLIIGDFTARIGDPSGRNETRPMLTKEEVLENAKTYQEQAFKILDPKRTELRFNGEWLDRMTFADVIVLSSKYTVARMLERDDFAKRFKEGIPITISEFLYPLAQAYDSVAIQADVELGGTDQLFNLLVGRKIQEEYGQEPQIVMTMPIIEGTDGKLKMSKSYGNYIAFNDSPEDMYGKLMSIPDGLIIKYMRLLTNIPEEQIDEYERKMEEKKINPRDVKMVLAYEITRFFHGEENAKKAQEHFVKVFQKKETPDEMPTIELDQEKNIVDLLMEIGAVSSRSEAKRLISQGGVYLNGERVEDIKFVVIPDGEKILRVGKRKFYKISYRETKKL; from the coding sequence ATGACCCCCGAAGAACAAGTAAGAATCCTCAAGAGGAACGTTGTCGATTTCATCAGCGAGGAAGAGCTTCTTGAGCGGATAAAAAAGAAAGGTAAACTTCGCGTGAAACTGGGTGTAGATCCTTCCAGGCCCGACCTTCACCTTGGTCACGCTGTAGTGTTGAGAAAACTGAGAGAATTTCAAGATCTTGGTCATACTGTTGTTCTCATAATAGGAGATTTCACGGCTCGCATTGGAGATCCTTCTGGAAGAAACGAAACACGTCCTATGTTGACAAAAGAAGAAGTGCTGGAAAATGCAAAAACATATCAAGAGCAAGCATTCAAAATACTCGACCCCAAACGCACGGAACTTCGATTCAATGGAGAATGGCTCGATCGCATGACTTTTGCAGACGTGATAGTTCTTTCCTCGAAGTACACGGTGGCCCGAATGCTCGAGCGAGACGATTTCGCCAAAAGATTCAAGGAAGGCATTCCCATCACCATATCCGAGTTTCTTTATCCCTTAGCTCAAGCGTACGATTCCGTTGCTATCCAAGCCGATGTGGAGTTAGGAGGAACAGATCAGCTGTTCAATCTTCTCGTGGGCAGGAAGATACAAGAAGAATACGGCCAGGAGCCCCAAATCGTTATGACGATGCCCATCATAGAAGGAACAGATGGAAAACTCAAGATGAGCAAGAGTTACGGAAACTATATAGCTTTCAACGACTCTCCCGAGGATATGTATGGAAAACTCATGTCTATTCCCGATGGACTCATAATAAAGTATATGAGACTTTTAACAAACATACCGGAAGAACAAATCGATGAATATGAAAGAAAAATGGAGGAGAAAAAGATAAATCCTAGAGATGTAAAAATGGTTCTCGCTTACGAAATCACCCGTTTCTTCCACGGGGAAGAAAACGCCAAAAAAGCTCAAGAACACTTTGTGAAAGTTTTCCAGAAAAAAGAAACACCAGACGAAATGCCGACTATCGAACTAGATCAAGAAAAGAACATCGTCGATCTTTTAATGGAAATTGGCGCTGTGTCCAGCAGAAGCGAAGCCAAAAGGCTCATTTCACAGGGCGGTGTGTACCTCAACGGTGAGAGGGTTGAGGACATAAAGTTCGTTGTGATTCCCGATGGAGAGAAGATTCTGAGGGTTGGCAAAAGGAAATTCTACAAGATCTCATACAGAGAGACGAAAAAACTTTAG